One Sandaracinaceae bacterium genomic region harbors:
- a CDS encoding PAAR domain-containing protein, with product MPPNTRPTPPGVRRMPSPADGPAPSSAAEAPAAPSTVNTFQGDLEVAAGDTHMGQVMLGNRHAMPVTGFMPADVMGDLVNQHVDPFVQFPFDEDGSVNWTAYVFQVAGGILGLPSILEDALDHGLAVLLSPFAQAMELPAACLFDLHVGMPHAHSHPPSLVPPAPPVPLPSLGNIMLSGAVTVTVGGIPAARAGDIGMAVTCGSLMPAFLIVTGSSSVFIGGGRAARMGDLTIHCNPILAAILKFQSAAAVMGAVGGAIAVGSAAATGNAIGAAAAAIQAAADVARDAIKATVGADPGIPPAVMGAITFGIPNVLIGGLPVPPSDLVIPVLKDLMDAHSQRRRNQHHDDADSDPENPRRNRFGACEC from the coding sequence ATGCCGCCGAACACCCGACCGACGCCGCCCGGCGTCCGACGCATGCCCTCCCCCGCCGACGGCCCCGCGCCGAGCTCAGCCGCCGAGGCGCCGGCCGCCCCGTCGACGGTCAACACGTTCCAAGGAGACCTCGAGGTGGCAGCGGGCGACACCCACATGGGTCAGGTCATGCTGGGCAACCGGCACGCGATGCCCGTGACGGGCTTCATGCCGGCCGACGTCATGGGCGACCTGGTCAACCAGCACGTCGACCCGTTCGTCCAGTTCCCGTTCGACGAAGACGGATCGGTGAACTGGACCGCCTACGTGTTCCAGGTCGCCGGAGGAATCCTTGGGCTGCCGTCGATCCTCGAGGACGCGCTCGATCACGGCCTCGCGGTCCTGCTCTCGCCGTTCGCGCAGGCGATGGAGCTGCCCGCGGCCTGTCTCTTCGACTTGCACGTAGGCATGCCACACGCCCACAGCCACCCGCCGAGCCTCGTCCCTCCAGCTCCGCCGGTGCCGCTTCCGAGCCTCGGCAACATCATGCTCTCGGGCGCGGTCACCGTGACCGTGGGCGGGATCCCCGCCGCGCGCGCGGGCGACATCGGCATGGCCGTCACCTGCGGCAGCCTCATGCCCGCGTTCCTGATCGTCACCGGCTCCAGCAGCGTCTTCATCGGCGGCGGCCGCGCCGCCCGCATGGGAGACCTGACCATCCACTGCAACCCCATCCTCGCGGCCATCCTGAAGTTCCAGAGCGCCGCGGCTGTGATGGGCGCGGTGGGCGGCGCGATCGCCGTCGGCTCCGCGGCCGCCACGGGGAACGCCATCGGCGCCGCGGCGGCCGCGATCCAGGCCGCAGCAGATGTCGCCCGGGACGCGATCAAGGCGACGGTCGGCGCCGATCCGGGCATCCCACCCGCGGTCATGGGCGCCATCACCTTCGGCATCCCCAACGTGCTCATCGGCGGGCTGCCCGTCCCGCCGTCGGACCTCGTGATCCCGGTCCTCAAGGACCTGATGGATGCGCACAGCCAGCGTCGCCGCAATCAGCACCACGACGACGCCGACAGCGATCCCGAGAACCCGCGCCGCAACCGCTTCGGCGCGTGTGAGTGCTGA
- a CDS encoding tetratricopeptide repeat protein, protein MRGLVEEMNGAIGWFAQQQREHFAMVLAYEEGDAPLVAQCLHGMDQADPDVHFLTFLHEARTERAYVDVMLDLMSTRREVVNAEREPRGLPLVPAPPDGCTDFRRPAAERIRALLTWWRASLLEPDQPLVLSLLPMKLQDPALYERIVWDLLPSRGLEPWTRFTRVMLRDSRDAPYLEPRLRREPREATVAYTVDFSPKACEEGLAFDAGNPALTPKARGTAMLQLAALDFAHQRHPQALEKYGLLANLFGELGEEGLVALSLSGAGDVHRRAGQLKEARERYAKGAEVATKVESKPVMLNCLMGLGGACQELGEYQQAEAAWDAAARVAGSLNNPYGICDCVEQIGVARLAQNRTHEAVHIWEKALELIGEHPYGFREAAILERMVELARQQGWSDHERAWAQRLAVAELNREQQGGAH, encoded by the coding sequence ATGCGCGGCCTGGTCGAAGAGATGAACGGCGCGATCGGCTGGTTCGCGCAGCAGCAACGCGAGCACTTCGCGATGGTGCTCGCCTACGAGGAGGGCGACGCGCCGCTGGTCGCGCAGTGCCTTCACGGTATGGATCAAGCGGACCCCGACGTGCACTTCCTGACGTTCCTGCACGAGGCCCGCACGGAGCGCGCGTACGTCGACGTGATGCTCGACCTGATGAGCACCCGTCGCGAGGTGGTCAACGCAGAGCGCGAGCCTCGCGGCCTACCGCTCGTGCCCGCGCCCCCGGACGGCTGCACCGACTTTCGTCGCCCTGCCGCGGAGCGTATTCGTGCGCTGCTCACCTGGTGGCGCGCGTCGCTCCTCGAGCCGGATCAACCGCTCGTGCTGTCGCTCTTGCCGATGAAGCTTCAAGACCCCGCGCTCTACGAGCGCATCGTCTGGGACCTCTTGCCATCGAGAGGGCTCGAGCCCTGGACACGCTTCACACGGGTGATGCTGCGCGACTCGCGAGACGCGCCGTACCTCGAGCCGAGGCTGCGCCGCGAGCCCCGCGAAGCCACCGTCGCGTACACGGTGGACTTCAGCCCGAAAGCCTGTGAGGAGGGGCTCGCCTTCGACGCGGGCAACCCGGCGCTCACGCCGAAGGCCCGCGGGACCGCGATGCTCCAGCTCGCGGCGCTCGACTTCGCGCACCAGCGCCATCCCCAGGCGCTCGAGAAGTACGGCCTGCTCGCCAACCTCTTCGGCGAGCTGGGTGAGGAGGGGCTGGTCGCGCTCAGCCTCTCCGGCGCTGGGGACGTGCATCGACGCGCGGGGCAGCTGAAGGAGGCGCGGGAGCGCTACGCGAAGGGCGCGGAGGTCGCGACGAAGGTCGAGTCCAAGCCGGTGATGTTGAACTGTCTGATGGGTCTCGGGGGAGCGTGTCAGGAGCTCGGCGAGTACCAGCAGGCGGAGGCGGCGTGGGACGCGGCGGCGCGGGTCGCCGGGAGCCTCAACAACCCGTACGGCATCTGCGACTGCGTCGAGCAGATCGGCGTGGCTCGGCTCGCGCAGAACCGGACCCACGAGGCCGTGCACATCTGGGAGAAGGCGCTCGAGCTCATCGGAGAGCACCCCTACGGCTTCCGGGAGGCGGCGATCCTCGAGCGCATGGTCGAGCTCGCCCGGCAGCAGGGCTGGAGCGACCACGAGCGCGCGTGGGCACAGCGGCTGGCCGTCGCGGAGCTGAACAGAGAGCAGCAGGGAGGAGCGCACTGA
- the tssI gene encoding type VI secretion system tip protein TssI/VgrG, translating into MSDEQDSGDDALETAGEVAEGVGKLAETVSKAAEGDVAGAVGSGAGALGSAAGIAGGALGDAESDASEAIGTAGQVAGAAGSAVGAASGLANAALSGDVGQATQALGSAGDAARYIVPEGEAQQALQGASQAASALGSGAEALGGAIDALSNLTGANRNPVEFHLEVAGFDARWSLRHVQLTEALNSVPSAVIEARYAEHPEARELLRAEVRLQAQRGERVRDFKGIVLHARVEEDHDEETIITLHVSPPAALLGMGVNNAIHQDVSVVDAIKVTYEKYLTPLQRAVDVANLQRTYERREYIVQLQESSLAFISRLAEEEGIFFYFDYEGDREVLVLADSTQNLPMARADDDGQVHFYPDPDQAPDDETAFEIDHREVVGASDVMVRDYDWSNPTLDVMGDKTGRSSDEPAIEIYDHTDALIVHDWNGSQYGGNTASLQAGLRAERLDLDRQDWSMSTTVISAQPGKTLEVIGAPVGELDTRYLLVAVTSSGSATEGQSGTWSNSAQMTPISRPYRPPRTTPRPVMHGPETAIVVGPEGEEIHTDEHGRVKVRFHWDRDHPARHERSSCWMRVSHNWAGPGFGTFFLPRIDMEVVVSFLGGNPDRPLVTGCVYHGTNRVGVELDAKKTQSLIRTKSSPNSDGFNEMRFEDAAGNEFIYVHAEKDYNEEVEHDHSTHVKNCQSNSVDVNQTETVGKDQTMTVHGERKKTVDKDETNTIHQNRETTIDGNDKEKVGGDRELGVAGDEQITIDGNRELTVSKKTSQTHKQDRSVDCGADDFLAVEGNRQTKVTGHYQLRQNDSETLFMDGHVFISSDSKIELQAPGCSLKMEAGKITLIADEGITLSSGDSTVELKSDGNITASGSTQVKVSGGASMGEWSASGVKQTGPMVEIAADAIAKINGTMVKIN; encoded by the coding sequence ATGAGCGACGAACAGGACAGCGGCGATGACGCGCTCGAGACGGCGGGCGAGGTCGCGGAGGGGGTCGGCAAGCTGGCCGAGACCGTCTCGAAGGCGGCTGAGGGCGACGTGGCGGGGGCCGTGGGATCCGGCGCCGGCGCGCTCGGTAGCGCGGCTGGCATCGCGGGCGGCGCGCTGGGCGACGCGGAGTCGGACGCGAGCGAGGCGATCGGGACCGCCGGTCAGGTCGCCGGCGCGGCGGGCTCCGCGGTCGGCGCGGCGAGCGGGCTGGCCAACGCCGCGCTGTCGGGGGACGTGGGCCAGGCGACGCAGGCGCTCGGCTCGGCCGGCGACGCCGCGCGCTACATCGTGCCCGAGGGCGAGGCGCAGCAGGCGCTCCAGGGCGCGAGCCAGGCCGCGAGCGCGCTGGGCAGCGGGGCCGAGGCGCTGGGCGGGGCGATCGACGCGCTGTCCAACCTGACGGGGGCGAACCGGAACCCGGTGGAGTTCCACCTCGAGGTCGCGGGCTTCGACGCGCGGTGGAGCCTGCGGCACGTGCAGCTCACAGAGGCGCTCAACTCGGTCCCGAGCGCGGTGATCGAGGCGCGGTACGCGGAGCACCCGGAGGCGCGGGAGCTGCTGCGAGCGGAGGTCCGACTGCAGGCGCAGCGCGGCGAGCGCGTTCGTGACTTCAAGGGCATCGTGCTCCACGCGCGGGTCGAGGAAGACCACGACGAGGAGACGATCATCACGCTCCACGTCTCCCCTCCGGCGGCGCTGCTCGGCATGGGCGTGAACAACGCGATTCACCAGGACGTGTCCGTGGTGGACGCGATCAAGGTCACGTACGAGAAGTACCTGACGCCGCTCCAGCGCGCGGTCGACGTCGCCAACCTCCAGCGCACCTACGAGCGCCGCGAGTACATCGTCCAGCTCCAGGAGAGCTCCCTCGCCTTCATCTCGCGCCTCGCGGAGGAGGAGGGGATCTTCTTCTACTTCGACTACGAGGGCGACCGCGAGGTGCTGGTCCTCGCCGACTCCACGCAGAACCTGCCGATGGCGCGCGCCGACGACGACGGGCAGGTCCACTTCTACCCGGACCCGGATCAGGCGCCCGATGACGAGACGGCGTTCGAGATCGATCACCGGGAGGTGGTCGGAGCGAGCGACGTCATGGTGCGCGACTACGACTGGTCGAACCCGACGCTCGACGTGATGGGCGACAAGACCGGGCGCTCGTCCGACGAGCCCGCGATCGAGATCTACGACCACACCGACGCGCTCATCGTCCACGACTGGAACGGGAGCCAGTACGGCGGCAACACGGCGTCGCTTCAGGCGGGCCTGCGTGCGGAGCGGCTCGACCTCGACCGCCAGGACTGGTCGATGAGCACGACGGTGATCAGCGCGCAGCCCGGCAAGACGCTCGAGGTGATCGGCGCGCCCGTGGGAGAGCTGGACACACGCTATCTCCTCGTGGCCGTGACCTCGAGCGGCTCGGCGACCGAGGGCCAATCGGGCACCTGGAGCAACAGCGCCCAGATGACGCCGATCTCGCGGCCGTATCGCCCGCCGCGCACGACGCCTCGCCCGGTGATGCACGGACCGGAGACGGCGATCGTGGTCGGCCCCGAGGGAGAGGAGATCCACACCGACGAGCACGGCCGGGTGAAGGTCCGCTTCCACTGGGACCGCGACCACCCCGCGCGACACGAGCGCTCGAGCTGCTGGATGCGGGTGAGCCACAACTGGGCCGGGCCGGGCTTCGGCACGTTCTTCCTGCCGCGCATCGACATGGAGGTCGTGGTCAGCTTCCTCGGCGGCAACCCCGACCGCCCGCTGGTGACCGGCTGCGTCTACCACGGCACCAACCGCGTCGGCGTGGAGCTGGACGCGAAGAAGACCCAGAGCCTCATCCGCACCAAGTCCTCGCCCAACAGCGACGGCTTCAACGAGATGCGATTCGAGGACGCGGCGGGCAACGAGTTCATCTACGTACACGCGGAGAAGGACTACAACGAGGAGGTCGAGCACGACCACTCGACCCACGTGAAGAACTGCCAGTCCAACTCGGTGGACGTGAACCAGACCGAGACCGTGGGCAAAGACCAGACGATGACCGTGCACGGCGAGCGCAAGAAGACGGTCGACAAGGACGAGACGAACACCATCCACCAGAACCGCGAGACCACCATCGACGGGAACGACAAGGAGAAGGTGGGCGGAGACCGGGAGCTGGGGGTCGCGGGCGACGAGCAGATCACCATCGACGGCAACCGCGAGCTGACGGTCAGCAAGAAGACGTCCCAGACGCACAAGCAGGATCGGTCGGTGGACTGCGGCGCCGACGACTTCCTCGCCGTGGAGGGCAACCGGCAGACGAAGGTGACGGGGCACTACCAGCTCCGCCAGAACGACTCCGAGACGCTCTTCATGGACGGACACGTCTTCATCTCGTCCGACTCCAAGATCGAGCTGCAGGCGCCGGGGTGCTCGCTGAAGATGGAGGCGGGCAAGATCACCCTCATCGCCGACGAGGGCATCACGCTCTCGTCCGGCGACTCGACCGTGGAGCTCAAGTCCGACGGGAACATCACCGCCAGCGGCTCGACGCAGGTCAAGGTGAGCGGCGGCGCATCCATGGGCGAGTGGAGCGCCTCGGGCGTGAAGCAGACCGGCCCGATGGTGGAGATCGCCGCCGACGCGATCGCCAAGATCAACGGCACGATGGTCAAGATCAACTGA
- a CDS encoding right-handed parallel beta-helix repeat-containing protein — protein MALRVLFALALLGFVGCQGEVVAEGDAASPDGSAHRPDSGGRDASEPPADASTADADTPDSGTVIAEDLRAFPGAVGFGKDTTGGRGGRAVYVTNLDDSGEGSLRDALQMTGPRTVVFRVGGTIDANSPLTISADNGDVTIAGQTAPGDGIAIRGAELRVLASNVIVRYLRIRPGPDTTGSNEDGLRIIAYSGRLVEDVIVDHCSITWAKDEVFAVGGIGAGTRVQDVTVQNTIMGENIDTQYGLLLWNRATNITVYGNYFVHNKERNIRSSTCTSTFEMVNNVVYSYVAATRPTYENVFDVIGNVFITNPAVTDRFQTVRLEASTNNCPDGMIERTRAHISDNILDDGVATVSGNLDPYLESAPTQDSGLVARPASEVAEWVYADVGATFPARDAADARVIEHARTRTGEFLRSPADVGGYPALAGGEPYPDDDADGMDDEWEARVGLDPSDGADGATDRDGDGYTNLEEFLHRLVDRTL, from the coding sequence ATGGCTCTCCGCGTCCTCTTCGCGCTCGCCCTCCTCGGATTCGTCGGCTGCCAAGGTGAGGTGGTCGCAGAAGGCGACGCCGCGTCGCCCGACGGCAGCGCCCACCGACCCGACTCCGGGGGCCGCGACGCGAGCGAGCCGCCAGCGGACGCGAGCACCGCCGACGCCGACACGCCGGACTCCGGGACGGTGATCGCCGAAGACCTGCGCGCGTTCCCGGGCGCGGTCGGCTTCGGCAAGGACACGACCGGGGGGCGAGGCGGGCGCGCGGTCTACGTGACCAACCTCGACGACTCGGGGGAGGGCAGCCTGCGCGACGCGCTGCAGATGACCGGGCCTCGCACGGTGGTGTTCCGGGTGGGCGGCACCATCGACGCGAACTCGCCGCTGACGATCAGCGCGGACAACGGCGACGTGACGATCGCCGGACAGACGGCGCCGGGGGACGGCATCGCCATCCGCGGCGCGGAGCTGCGCGTGCTCGCGTCGAACGTCATCGTCCGCTACCTGCGCATCCGACCGGGCCCCGACACGACGGGCTCGAACGAGGACGGCCTGCGCATCATCGCCTACAGCGGGCGCCTGGTGGAGGACGTCATCGTCGATCACTGCAGCATCACGTGGGCGAAGGACGAGGTCTTCGCGGTCGGCGGCATCGGCGCTGGGACGCGTGTCCAGGACGTCACGGTGCAGAACACGATCATGGGCGAGAACATCGACACGCAGTACGGTTTGCTGCTCTGGAATCGCGCCACGAACATCACCGTCTACGGGAACTACTTCGTGCACAACAAGGAGCGCAACATCCGCTCGTCGACGTGCACGTCCACCTTCGAGATGGTCAACAACGTCGTCTACAGCTACGTGGCCGCGACGCGCCCGACCTACGAGAACGTGTTCGACGTGATCGGGAACGTGTTCATCACCAACCCCGCGGTGACGGACCGCTTCCAGACGGTGCGGCTCGAGGCGTCGACCAACAACTGCCCCGACGGGATGATCGAGCGGACCCGCGCGCACATCAGCGACAACATCCTGGACGACGGGGTGGCCACGGTGTCGGGCAACCTCGACCCCTACCTCGAGAGCGCGCCGACGCAGGACTCCGGGCTGGTGGCGCGGCCCGCGAGCGAGGTCGCGGAGTGGGTCTACGCGGACGTCGGCGCGACGTTCCCCGCGCGCGACGCGGCCGACGCCCGCGTGATCGAGCACGCGCGCACGCGCACCGGAGAGTTCCTTCGCTCGCCAGCGGACGTGGGCGGCTACCCGGCGCTGGCGGGCGGCGAGCCGTACCCCGACGACGACGCGGACGGGATGGACGACGAGTGGGAGGCGCGCGTCGGCCTCGACCCGAGCGACGGCGCCGACGGCGCGACCGACCGCGACGGCGACGGCTACACGAACCTCGAGGAGTTCCTGCACCGCCTGGTCGACCGCACGCTCTGA
- a CDS encoding sterol desaturase family protein, producing MGGGVDGLLQIVGISLAISFVTFWGFGGLVHWWFYVRRRSDAARWKVQPERFLRPRLFREAFWLGSLNMGIGAVVGGVFAWHVARGGWSTLYFDPLEHGPAWLVVSALATYFVIDAGLYYSHRAFHGRWLFKHVHRWHHRYTAPVIFTTTAVHPVEFLVFQAFVMLPVVVVPVHWAVYLLVVAYTYLIGMIDHCGVRVRWPLPLHSGNDFHDDHHVYFHCNYGHHTQIFDHVHGTARREVPAAGASHEAL from the coding sequence ATGGGGGGAGGCGTTGACGGCCTGCTGCAGATCGTGGGGATCTCCCTGGCGATCTCGTTCGTGACGTTCTGGGGCTTCGGCGGCCTGGTGCACTGGTGGTTCTACGTGCGCCGTCGCTCCGACGCCGCCCGGTGGAAGGTGCAGCCCGAGCGCTTCCTCAGGCCGCGGCTCTTCCGCGAGGCGTTCTGGCTGGGCTCGCTCAACATGGGCATCGGGGCCGTCGTCGGGGGCGTCTTCGCCTGGCACGTGGCGCGGGGCGGCTGGTCGACGCTCTACTTCGATCCGCTCGAGCACGGCCCCGCGTGGCTCGTGGTGAGCGCGCTCGCCACGTACTTCGTGATCGACGCGGGGCTCTACTACAGCCACCGCGCCTTCCACGGGCGCTGGCTCTTCAAGCACGTGCACCGCTGGCACCACCGCTACACGGCGCCCGTCATCTTCACGACCACGGCCGTGCACCCGGTGGAGTTCCTGGTCTTCCAGGCGTTCGTGATGCTCCCCGTGGTCGTCGTCCCGGTGCACTGGGCCGTCTACCTGCTGGTCGTCGCGTACACGTACCTGATCGGCATGATCGACCACTGCGGCGTGCGCGTCCGCTGGCCGTTGCCGCTGCACTCCGGCAACGACTTCCACGACGACCACCACGTCTACTTCCACTGCAACTACGGCCACCACACGCAGATCTTCGATCACGTCCACGGCACGGCGCGGCGTGAGGTGCCCGCCGCGGGAGCGAGCCATGAAGCTCTCTGA
- a CDS encoding Rieske 2Fe-2S domain-containing protein: protein MSPDPRFPFPSYPKGWFAVAFSDDVGRGEVRRLHYFGRELIAFRGESGRVTVAGAHCPHLGAHLGHGGVVDGDTIRCPFHGWRFEGDGRCAHIPYSAHVPPKAQLDAWPAVEQGGVIFAFHDPSGGAPWPLPEHEDEGWTSARTVIWRGLRTHPQEVFENTVDIAHLDPVHGGRGARLMGPPRREAERMWVDLEFEASGDIVGMPGSINDVALFVTMVGLGWVRVETHVRNVDVFARQRILVTPVDETCVDIRGVVQVRETDDPAFTEELARLFFDAYVEDFAKDFPIWEHKRYLTRPRIAKGDGPIGTYRKWCEQFYASATAASANAPHVSATRLRASAVRALAPMRAGLERLWGGLRPSREPLPSSAPRAPAVASPPKKAQPVESAREYRETLPERFAPSAARGVDAVFQWELGGEGGETFHAEVRDGRLEVALGPHPRPTTTLIMPAEDYVRVVNGELDGTAAFTTGRGKVRGSLQMAMKMRRLFPA, encoded by the coding sequence ATGAGCCCCGATCCCCGCTTCCCGTTCCCGAGCTACCCGAAGGGCTGGTTCGCGGTGGCCTTCTCGGACGACGTCGGCCGCGGCGAGGTCAGGCGCCTGCACTACTTCGGACGCGAGCTGATCGCGTTCCGCGGCGAGTCGGGTCGTGTCACCGTCGCGGGCGCGCACTGCCCACACCTCGGCGCCCACCTCGGGCACGGCGGCGTCGTCGACGGGGACACGATCCGTTGCCCCTTCCACGGCTGGCGGTTCGAGGGGGACGGGCGCTGCGCACACATCCCGTACAGCGCGCACGTGCCCCCCAAGGCGCAGCTCGACGCGTGGCCCGCGGTGGAGCAAGGCGGCGTGATCTTCGCGTTCCACGACCCGAGCGGCGGCGCCCCGTGGCCTCTGCCCGAGCACGAGGACGAGGGCTGGACGTCGGCGCGGACGGTGATCTGGCGTGGGCTGCGCACCCACCCGCAGGAGGTCTTCGAGAACACGGTGGACATCGCGCACCTGGACCCGGTGCATGGCGGCCGAGGCGCGCGCCTGATGGGGCCGCCGCGCCGCGAGGCGGAGCGCATGTGGGTCGACCTCGAGTTCGAGGCGTCGGGTGACATCGTCGGCATGCCCGGCTCGATCAACGACGTCGCGCTCTTCGTCACGATGGTGGGCCTCGGCTGGGTGCGCGTCGAGACGCACGTGCGCAACGTGGACGTGTTCGCCCGCCAGCGCATCCTCGTCACGCCCGTCGACGAGACGTGCGTCGACATCCGCGGCGTGGTGCAGGTCCGCGAGACGGACGACCCGGCGTTCACGGAGGAGCTCGCGCGGCTCTTCTTCGACGCCTACGTGGAGGACTTCGCGAAGGACTTCCCGATCTGGGAGCACAAGCGCTACCTGACGCGACCGCGCATCGCGAAAGGCGACGGACCCATCGGCACGTACCGGAAGTGGTGCGAGCAGTTCTATGCGTCGGCGACGGCTGCGTCTGCCAACGCGCCGCATGTCTCGGCCACGCGCCTGCGTGCGTCGGCGGTCCGCGCCCTCGCGCCGATGCGCGCCGGGCTCGAGCGCTTGTGGGGTGGGCTGCGCCCATCGCGAGAGCCGCTGCCTTCGAGCGCGCCGCGCGCGCCCGCCGTCGCCTCGCCGCCGAAGAAGGCGCAGCCCGTAGAGAGCGCGCGCGAGTATCGCGAGACCTTGCCCGAGCGCTTCGCCCCGAGCGCGGCGCGAGGCGTGGACGCCGTCTTTCAGTGGGAGCTCGGCGGCGAGGGCGGCGAGACCTTCCACGCCGAGGTGCGCGACGGCCGGCTCGAGGTGGCGCTCGGCCCGCACCCGCGCCCGACCACGACGCTCATCATGCCGGCCGAGGACTACGTGCGGGTGGTCAACGGCGAGCTGGACGGGACGGCGGCGTTCACCACCGGGCGCGGCAAGGTGCGCGGGAGCCTGCAGATGGCGATGAAGATGCGGCGGCTCTTCCCGGCCTGA
- a CDS encoding TetR/AcrR family transcriptional regulator, whose translation MATREQQRERTRRRLYECALEVFRRDGVQPCRVDDIATAAGVSRGSFYFHFPTKEHVLLERMRETEDVVCDALEALPEDAPISDVLRVLNAQLTAIWEPDPQLLPEVAGAALRFAATTMEDREATRMRRELAARFRAATDRGEIEGRMPAEILSDLYLGHILAALLAWYGNRSLGLRTTLDVVAELFWNGARAR comes from the coding sequence ATGGCGACCCGCGAGCAGCAACGCGAACGCACGCGACGGCGCCTCTACGAGTGCGCCCTCGAGGTCTTTCGGCGCGACGGCGTGCAGCCCTGCCGCGTCGACGACATCGCGACCGCGGCCGGCGTGAGCCGCGGCAGCTTCTACTTCCACTTCCCCACCAAGGAGCACGTGCTCCTCGAGCGCATGCGCGAGACCGAGGACGTCGTCTGCGACGCGCTCGAGGCGCTGCCCGAGGACGCTCCCATCAGCGACGTGCTCCGCGTGCTCAACGCGCAGCTCACCGCGATCTGGGAGCCCGACCCGCAGCTCCTGCCCGAGGTGGCGGGGGCCGCGCTGCGCTTCGCGGCCACGACGATGGAGGACCGGGAGGCGACCCGGATGCGGCGCGAGCTGGCGGCGCGCTTCCGCGCGGCAACCGACCGCGGTGAGATCGAGGGGCGCATGCCGGCCGAGATCCTCAGCGACCTGTACCTGGGTCACATCCTGGCCGCGCTGCTCGCGTGGTACGGCAACCGCTCGCTCGGGCTGCGGACCACGCTGGACGTGGTGGCGGAGCTGTTCTGGAACGGCGCCCGCGCGCGCTGA
- a CDS encoding glycosyltransferase, with the protein MTAVAVFGALALLSAVVWLYRRLRRALEALDPYYPMSEPLPAMLVVRPIRGRDPGLEANVRAALAQNYPAPLETLFVLDDESDPALPILRRVLARHPTANARVVFSGTPEPDRTGKLHAMIQGMAAARAQAPLVCFADSDTRPSPRLLRRLAARVMAEPDVGAAFARAVCSERPETGGDAAYALLLDGIYGPQAALSMRHHESLPFIMGQTMVLRCAALDAAGGLEASEGQLVDDMHIGARLAAAGYRNVLVGAPLRIIQRGLSWADFRSLALRWLIYGRTGIPFWPFNAPAVAWTSVYFAGLVVGVAALAAGHVGAGALALVGALAVPFALQRLRRSQGGAALPARLWWAPVATLALLPELYLRALFTRSVMWRGRVYQLDPAGALR; encoded by the coding sequence ATGACCGCCGTCGCGGTGTTCGGCGCCCTCGCGCTCCTGAGCGCGGTCGTCTGGCTCTACCGCCGGCTCCGGCGCGCGCTCGAGGCGCTCGACCCGTACTACCCCATGTCCGAGCCGCTCCCTGCGATGCTCGTGGTGCGTCCCATCCGAGGGCGCGATCCGGGGCTCGAGGCGAACGTGCGCGCCGCGCTCGCGCAGAACTACCCCGCCCCGCTCGAGACGCTCTTCGTGCTCGACGACGAGAGCGACCCGGCGCTGCCCATCCTGCGACGGGTGCTCGCGAGGCACCCCACGGCCAACGCGCGCGTCGTCTTCTCGGGCACGCCCGAGCCCGATCGCACCGGCAAGCTCCACGCGATGATCCAGGGCATGGCCGCCGCGCGCGCCCAGGCCCCGCTCGTGTGCTTCGCGGACTCCGACACCCGGCCGTCTCCGCGCCTGCTCCGGCGGCTCGCCGCGCGCGTGATGGCCGAGCCCGACGTGGGCGCCGCGTTCGCGCGCGCGGTCTGCTCGGAGAGGCCCGAGACAGGGGGCGACGCCGCCTACGCGCTCCTCCTCGACGGCATCTATGGACCTCAAGCTGCGCTGTCGATGCGCCACCACGAGAGCTTGCCCTTCATCATGGGGCAGACGATGGTCCTGCGCTGCGCGGCGCTCGACGCGGCGGGCGGCCTCGAGGCGTCGGAGGGGCAGCTCGTCGACGACATGCACATCGGCGCGCGTCTCGCGGCCGCGGGCTACCGCAACGTGCTCGTCGGCGCGCCGCTCCGCATCATCCAGCGTGGCCTCTCGTGGGCCGACTTCCGCTCGCTCGCGCTGCGCTGGCTGATCTACGGGCGCACGGGGATCCCCTTCTGGCCCTTCAACGCCCCGGCCGTCGCGTGGACCTCCGTGTACTTCGCGGGGCTGGTGGTCGGAGTCGCCGCCCTCGCCGCGGGCCACGTCGGGGCGGGCGCGCTCGCGCTCGTCGGCGCCCTCGCGGTGCCCTTCGCGCTGCAGCGCCTCCGCCGCTCCCAGGGCGGCGCCGCGCTCCCCGCGCGGCTGTGGTGGGCGCCCGTCGCCACCCTCGCCCTGCTCCCCGAGCTCTACCTCCGCGCCCTCTTCACCCGCTCGGTGATGTGGCGAGGCCGCGTCTACCAGCTCGATCCCGCCGGCGCGCTCCGCTGA